In Streptomyces sclerotialus, the DNA window CTTCGACACGATGTAGACGATGTCACCGCCCATGCCCTGCGCCTTCATGGTGCGGGCCGCCTCGCGGGAGACCAGGAAGGAGCCGCGGGCCATGATGTCGTGCTGGAGGTCCCAGTCGCGGGCCGTGGTCTCCAGCAGGGGCTTGGACAGTGAGATGCCCGCGTTGTTGACGACCAGGTCCACGCCGCCGAAGGCCAGCGCGGACGCGGCGAAGGCGGCGACGATCTGCTCCTCGTCGGTCACGTCGACGGTGACCGCCACCGCGGTGTCCGGGCCGCCCAGCTCCTCGGCGACGGCCGCGGCCGCCTCGGCGTTCAGGTCGGCGACGACCACACAGGCGCCCTCGGCGGCCAGCCGGCGCGCGGTGGCCTTGCCGATACCGGAGCCGCCGCCGGTCACCAGCGCGACACGGGTGGCGAGCGGCTTGGGCTTCGGCATCCGCTGGAGCTTGGCCTCCTCCAGCGCCCAGTACTCGATGCGGAACTTCTCCGACTCCTCGATGGGGGCGTAGGAGGAGACGGCCTCGGCGCCGCGCATCACGTTGACGGCGTTGAGGTAGAACTCGCCGGCGACCCGGGCGGTCTGCTTGTTCCTGCCGAACGAGAACATGCCGACGCCCGGCACCAGCACGATGGCCGGGTCGGCGCCGCGCATCGCGGGGGAGCCGGCGTCGGCGTGCCGCGCGTAGTAGGCCGCGTACTCCTCGCGGTACGCCGCGTGCAGCTCGGTCAGCCGCGCGACGACGTCGTCGACGGGTGCGTCGGCGGGCAGGTCGACGACGAGCGGGCGGACCTTGGTGCGCAGGAAGTGGTCGGGGCAGGAGGTGCCCAGCGCCGCCAGGCGCGGGTGCTCGGCGCGGGCCAGGAAATCCAGCACCGGACCGGCGTCGGTGAAGTGCCCGACCTGCGGCGCGTCGGTCGAGGTGAGGCCGCGGACGACCGGGGCGAGTGCGGCGGCCTTGGCACGGCGCTCGGCCTCGGGCAGCGGGCCGTAACCGTCGAGCAGCGGGCCGAAGGGCTCGGGCCTGCCGCGCTCGGCGAGGAACGTCTCGGCGGTGCGGATCATCCACAGTGCGTTGGTCTCGCACTCCTCGGAGGTCTCGCCCCACGCGGTGATGCCGTGGCCGCCCAGGATGACGCCGACGGCCTGCGGGTTGGCTTCCTTCACGGCGGCGATGTCCAGGCCGAGCTGGAAGCCGGGGCGGCGCCACGGCACCCACACGACCTTCTCGCCGAAACACTCGGCGGTCAGCTTCTCGCCGTCCGCCGCGCAGGCCAGCGCGATACCGGAGTCCGGGTGCAGGTGGTCGACGTGCGGGGCGTCGACGAGGCCGTGCATGGCGGTGTCGATGGACGGTGCGGCGCCGCCCTTGCCGTGCAGGCAGTAGTCGAACGCGGCGACCATCTCGTCCTCGCGGGCCACCCCCGGGTACACCTCGGTCAGTGCGCGCAGCCGGTCGAGGCGGAGCACGGCGAGGCCGGACTCGGTGAGGGTGCCGAGGTCACCGCCGGACCCCTTGACCCACATGAGCTCCGCGTCCCGGCCGGTGACCGGGTCCGTCACGGTGCCCTTGGCGGAGGCGTTGCCGCCGGCGTAGTTGGTGTTGCGGGGGTCCGAGCCGAGCGTGTGGGCGCGCTTCAGCAGGGCGTCGACTGCGGGGTGTGCAGCGGGCATTGCGGATCCTTCGGGGAGGCTTCTGGCGGGCTTCTGGGAGGTGGCTGCGGGTGGGGCGAGTACGGGCGGGGCGGGTCAGGCGCCCCAGCCCGCCTGCTGTCCGCCGACGCGCTCGGCGGCGATGCGCTTCTGGTTGCCGGAGGCGAGGTAGGCGCGGTACGGGTCGGCGTCCAGGCCCATCTCCTCGCGCACCTCGGCGAGCAGCGGACGGACGTCGGTGTTGTACGCGTCCATCAGGGCGGCGTTGGCGGCCAGCACATCGCCCTCGCGCTGGGCGGCGGAGAGCGCCTCCAGATCGACCAGCAGGGCCTTCGCGGTGGCCTCCTGCACGTTCATCACGGACCGGATCACGGCCGGGATCTTGGCCTCGATGTTGTGGCACTGGTCGAGCATGAACCGTACGTCGCGGGCCGGGTCGAGGCCGCCGTTCTTGGTGACCTCGTGCAGGATGCGGAAGAGCTGGAACGGGTCGGCGGCACCCACCATCAGGTCGTCGTCCGCGAAGAAGCGGGAGTTGAAGTCGAACGCGCCGAGCTTCTTCTCGCGCAGCAGGAACGCGACGATGAACTCGATGTTGGTGCCCGGTGCGTGGTGCCCGGTGTCGACGCAGACCGTGGCCTTCTCACCGAGCTTGAGGCAGTGCGCGTAGGAGGTGCCCCAGTCCGGCACGTCGGTGGCGTAGAAGGCGGGCTCGAAGAACTTGTACTCCAGCACCATCCGCTGCCCGTCCCCGAGCCGCCCGTACACCTCCGCCAGGGCCTCGGCGAGGCGGTCCTGGCGGGCGGTGATGTCGTCCTGGCCCGGGTAGTTGGTGCCGTCGGAGAACCACAGCTTCAGCGCGTCGGAGCCGGTCGCGTCCATGACGTCGACGCACTCCAGCAGGTGGTCGGTGGCCTTGCGGCGCACCTTCGGGTCCGGGTGGGTGACCGAGCCCAGCTTGTAGTCGTCGTCCTGGAAGACATTGGCGTTGATCATGCCGATGCGCACGCCGCGTTCCCTGGCGTGGTCGGCGAGCCGTTGATAGTCCTCGACACGGTCCCACGGGATGTGCAGCGAGACGACCGGGGCGATCCCGGTGTACCGGTGGACCTGCGCCGCGTCGTCCAGCTTCTCGTACGGATCGCGCGGGACGCCGGGCTGGGCGAACACCTTGAAGCGGGTGCCGGAGTTGCCGTAGCCCCACGAAGGGGTCTCGATCACCTGGGACTTGAGGGTTTCCTTCACGGCCGCGAGGGCGGAGTCGGACATGGTACCTCCGAGGGTCGGAATGGACTGGGGACCGGCCGGAGCGGTGCGTCAACCGCGGACGGTGGCCCGTTCGGCCTCGATCTCGTCGAGGGACTTGCCGGTGGTGTTCGGCATGAAGACACCGAGGACGCCGCAGACGACGAGGCAGGCGGTGAGGAACCCGGCCACCACACCGATGCCGGTCTCCGCCAGTACCGGCACGAAGAAGGACCAGATGCCGAGCGCGACCCGGGCCACGCCGAAGGTGATGCCCTGCGCGGTGCCGCGCAGCATGGTCGGGAACAGCTCCTGGCTGACGGTCTTGTAGAAGCCCTCGCCCGCCATGGTCTGGCCGATGCCGAAGAGCAGCACGTTCAGGAGGATCACCGGCACGGTGAACGGCAGGACCAGGAAGAGTCCCCAGGCGACGATCTGCATGAGCGCGCCGGTCACCCACATCACCTTGCGGTGCCGGTGGCCGCGGTCGGCGAAGCGCATGTAGAGGGCGACGGTACCGACGCAGGCGAGCAGGAAGCCGCCGCACTGCAGCGCGACGCTGGTGGCCTGGCTGCCGGCGCCGAGGGTCTTCACCATGTACGGGGTGAAGATGCCGTTGGTGCCGGCCATCAGGTTCCAGGTCAGGTAGATGCCGCCGGTCCACAGCAGCGCCTTGAGGTGCCGGCCGGTGAGCAGGTCGCGGGCCCGTACCCGGACGGTCTTGGCCTTCTCGGCGGCGGCCTGCCAGGCGACCGACTCGCGCATGCCGCGCCTCAGGGCGTACGTGACGAGAGCGACCAGGAACAGGTGCAGGAAGACGATGCGGATGCCGAGCAGCCCCAGCGGAGCCAGCGCGAAGGCCAGCAGCAGGACGACCACCGGGCCGAGGTTCCAGGTGACCTGGGTCAGCCCCATCAGCTTCCCCCGGGCCCTGGCCGGGGAGAGCTCGCCCACCAGCGCGAGCGACGTGGGGACGTCGGCGCCGACCGCGACACCGACGACGAAGGTACCGGCGAAGAGCATCACCGGGTTCACCGCGAAGGCGATCAGCAGGATCGCCGCCGCGTAGACCAGCAGGTCGTACTGGTAGATCCGCTTGCGGCCCAGCTTGTCGCCCAGCCGGCCGCCGATCAGGGCTCCGATCGCGGCGCCGATGGCGTTCGGGCCGATGGCGGCGAGGACGCCGACCGCGCTGCCGGAGAGCCCCATCTCCTCCCTGAAGAGGGCGAGACCCGAGCCGAGAGCGACGATGGAACCCGCGTCCAGGTAGGAGGCCATGCCGGCCAGCGCTGTCCACTTCCACTGCTGCCTGGTCACCTTGCTGTCGTCACCGACAGGTGGTCTCTCACGGGATTCCGTGGCTGACATGCGGACTCCTTCGTCCCAGGGGCGGGGCCGACGGCGATGACCGGCACCAGGCACCGCCGCCTTTGAAACGTATTAAGAACATGGGCTCGATGCCGGACGGCGTCAAGGGGTGAGCAGGAAGCGACCGTGAGAGGCACGTCACATGGAGATGCGCCGACGAGTGGCGCGAAGTAGCCGTTACGCCCTCATCCGGGCATAGGTGGCGGCGAGTGATTGACGCCCTGAGTGGTAGGGCCTACCGTTCCCTCGGTTCTGAAACCTTTCAAACGGGAGTGGCGGCCATGCAGCGCGTGTGTTTCCTGCTCAAAGTCCGGTCCGACCGTCTGGAGGAGTACCGGCGACGGCACGAGGAGGTCTGGCCGGACATGCTCGCGGCTCTCACCGCTTCCGGCTGGCACAACTACTCGCTCTTCCTCCGCGAGGACGGCCTCCTCGTCGGCTACCTGGAGACCGAGGACTTCGCCGCCGCTCAGCGGGCCATGCAGGCCACCGAGGTCAACGCCCGCTGGCAGCACGAGATGGCCGGCTTCTTCGAGGACCTGGACGGTGGCGGCCCGGACCAGGCGATGCGCCCCCTGACCGAGGTCTTCCACCTGGCCTGAGACACGTGCGGCTGAGCGCGCGGCAGGCCCCACGGGGTCATCCGCGCGCACCACCGCCGTACTGCCCGAACTCCCAACTGAACGAGCCGAGCTCCGGGTGATCGGTGTCCCGTGAGAGCCGGAGCCTCCACAGGGGGCGCGGGCCGACCGACGTGCGGCGGGCCGCAACGTCGGTTCGGCGCCGGGTCACAGGCCCCGGCGGCGCTCCCACGCCTCGTTGAGGGCCAGCCACGGGGTGGTGTCTGATGTGGGGCGTCCGGGCTGCGGGCGGGGCGTGCCGGTGTGCTTGCTCAGGCGGCGTAGACGCAGGCGCAGGAACCAGGGCGGGCGCGAAAGGAACGACGCAGGGGGGCGCGTCACGGGGTGTCCGGTGCGCTGAGTTCGAGGACGGCCCGGACGGCGGATTCCAGTGCGTAGGTCATGGAGCCACCGTTGGGCTCGTACGCGGTGTGCTCGCCGGCGAAGTGGATCCGTCCCTCCGGCCGTCGTATGGCGGGCATGAGTGCGGTGTGTCCCACCTCCGGCAGGAGATAGGCGCCCTCGACGAAGGGTTCCTGGTCCCAGGCCACCGAGGTGCCGACCTCGAAGTGGTCCTTGGCACCAGGGAAGATCCGGTCGACCTCTTCGAGGGTGAAGCGCAGCCGCTCCTCCTGCGACATCGCGGTGACCGCCTTCGCTCGCCAGCCCGACATCAAAGCCTCCAGTATGGCCCGCGGGCCGGGAAGCTGGGGGGTGGCGTCGCGTACCCAGCGGATGGGCAGGTCAGTGGAGACGCTGGTGCGCGCGGAGGTCCAGAAGCGTTTGCGCATCTGGAGGTAGACACGCACTATCGATGCGTACCGCAGCTGCCGGATGGCCGCGTGCTTGGCCTGCGAGAGCCTGGCGTTGGACAGGTCGATGCGCCGCATCGCGCTGAACGGTACGGTCAGTACGACCCTGTCGGCCGTCATCGTGTGGAAGCCGCCGTTGTCGGCGAACGTCACCCGCGCGGCGGTGTCGTCCTGGGTGACCCGGACGACGGGCTTGGCGTAGTGGATGCGCCCCTTGAGGTGTTCCGCGAACGCGGCGGGGAAGCGGTCGGTGCCGCCCTTGATCTTGGCCCAGCGTTCGTCGGCCAGGGTGAGAGAGCGCGGGCTGGACTCGTACCGAAGCCAGGACAGTGCGGATGCGGTGTCCAGGTCGCCGCCCCGCATCTCCAGGAACATCGGTTCCAGCAGAGTGATGGCCGCGTCCGAGGCGCCGCGTTCCTTCAGTACCTCCGTCACCGAGCGGCGGTCGAAGGGGGCGAGTCTGTCCGTGAGCGTCCACTGGGGTCTGCCCAGGTCCGGCTGGAGTTCGCGGCTGAGCGAGCGCACGTAGCGCTCCATCATCGCGCCGACGTCCAGGCCCTTCTCCTTGTCGCTGAGCGGCAGGCCGCTTCGCGCGAGGTCGGCGGCCTCCGGCTGGATGAACCGGGAACGGAGGAAGTAGGAGAAATTGGCGTTGAGCAGGTCGGACGGCTCCAGCTCGACACCGAGTTCACTGAGGTAGTGCATCGCGTAGTGGCAGTGCGGGGTCACCGTCATGGCGCCCGCTTCGGCGTACAGGCCGTCGGCGAACGGCTCGCGCACGGTGTAGGCGCGTCCGCCCGCCCGGGTGGTGGCTTCCAGCACCGTGACGTCGCAGCCCTGCCGCGCCAGTTCATAGGCGCTGCCCAGGCCGGCCAGTCCCGCGCCCACCACGATGACCTTCTCGGGCAGCCGGAGTCCGTCGAACCCTTGGTCCAGGGCGTGGCGCACCTCGCTCTGTGTGGGTTCACGCATCGGTGCTCCTCCGCCCGTCGCGCCCGTGCCGGAACCGACCGGCCCGGGCGTAGTGCGGTGATCGGTCATGGCTCCGCGTGGCAGTGAGACACATACGCGGTCTCCTCGCTCGGATTCGTCGGGTCGGTGCGGCTGCCCGTGGAAAGGCAGCGATGATTTCTGTTGGGAAAGCACATTGCATCCACGGCGTAATTCCGTCAAGATCTGGCCCGTGTAGCGAGGGCGCAAGGCGAGGTGGCCGGAAGACGCATGGTCTCTCCCCGGCAAGGTGGTTTCCTGCGGGACGTCGTCTCGCGTTCAACTAACCAGTAAATCGTGATACGTTTACCCCGATTCACCGTTTCCGTGTTATCGAGCAGATCAGAGGTGAGGCGAATGACGACCAGTGGCGAGTCGTCCGTCCAGCGGCCCGGTCTGCGGGCGGAGATCGAGGACACCCTGGCCTACCTGACGTGTTCGCTGGTCGCCCGCAGGACGCGTGCCACGCCCGAACGCGTGACATGGCAGCAGTACGACGTGCTGGAACTCCTGCGACTCCGCGGGCCGATGACGCCCTCGGTGTTGAGTGAGTCCCTCGGAGTCTCCCGGCAGACCATGTCCAAAGCGCTGCGCATTCTCAAGGACCAGGAACTGGTGGAGCAGTCAGCTCAGAGCGAGGACAAACGCGAGCAGACCACCTCGATCACGCTTTGTGGCCACCAGTTTCTGGCCCGCGCCGCCCGAGGGCGACGGGAGAACGCCAGGGTCGTCGAAGATGTCCTGTCGGCGGCGGAGCAGGCCGCTTTCGTCGAACTGTGCGGCAAGGTGGCGAATGCCCTGAACGCCGCGCCTCCGCCGTTTCCGCTGCGCGATCTGTGAGCCGGCGGCCGGCCGCCGAGCCGTCCCGCACCTGCCGCGCCGAGGCGGTGTGCGCGCAGCCCGGCGCGGAGCCGGCGAACACACCGCCTTTCTCCGGACGTGCCGGCGGCGTCTCCTACCAGCTCCAGCCCCGTTCCGCGGGCGGCGTCCAGACGTCGGCCTTCTCCAGGTAGGGGAAGACCTGACCGATCAGTTCGATGTCCTCCGCCGCGTACAGCGACGGCAGGAACATGAAGCCGCGGATGCCGGTCTGCCGGTGCATGTCGAGGATCTGTTCCGCCACCGTTGACGGTGAGCCCACCAGCACCTTGCTGCCGCAGGCGATGCCCAGGGTGCGAGCGATGTCGTCGAATTCCCCTCCGTAGTTCGCCTTGTAGGTCTCGCTGCCGCCCATCAGCTCGGTGGCGATGTCGCGGGCGCAGTCCATGTCGAGGGAGTCGCGCACCCAGTCGTACTTCTCCTGCGCCTCGCGGTCGGACCTGCCCAGGATGATGCCCGTGGCTCCGGCCATGTTGACTTCCAGGGGGGACCGGCCGTGCCGCTCGGTACGTTCCGCCAGGCCCTCCACCATGGCCCGCATCTTGGCGTAGTCGTCCGGCAGCGGAGTGAAGGCGAAGTCGCAGGTGTCGGCGATGAGTTCCTGCGCCACCGGTGAGACGCCCGCGTTGAACAGGCATGGCGGGTCCTGCAGCGGATGCGGACTGATCATCTTGCCGCTGAACCGGAAGTACTCGCCCTCGAAGTCGACCTGCCCGCCGCGTGCGGCCCACAGCTGCTTGACCGCCTCCACCGCCTCGGCCGTGGTGGCGTAGCGGGTCTCGTGGCTGGCGTCGGGGACGGTGATGCCCAGCAGCGACAGCTCGTCGGGTTTCCAGCCGGGGACGATGTTCCAGCCCCAGCGGCCTCCGCTGAGCACATCGAGGTTGGCGCCCATACGCGCGATGACCGCCGGGGGGAAGTAGCGCGTGTGGAAGGTGGTGACCACGCCGATGTGCCGGGTGGCGGCCATGACGACCGGTGCGAAGACGGGCGCCGACATGTGGGGCTCGGCGTGGCCGATGCGCCAGCTGTTCTCGCCGTGGGGTATGTAGCCGTCCGCGAAGAAGACGTAGTCGAAACCGGCGTCCTCCACCCGGCGGGCCAGGTCCATCTGGGCGTCGACGTCGAACGGGTCGGGGTTGCGGTCCGCCACCTCCTTGGAGGTGGTGGTGGGCGTGGGAGAGCTGAGCCACATCAGTCCGAACCGCATCCGGTCATCGGCCAGACGCGGCTTGAGCGTGCCTCGGGGCATTCTCGTGGGTGTCCTTTCGAATCGTGCACCGGTGTGGGTATGAGCCGGTGCGGCGCATGAGCGGATGCCGAGCGCGAGGTGGCTCCCGGGCCGCTGCCGGCATGCGTACGCCGGCAGCGGCCCATCCGGTCACCTGCCGGCTCGGCTGAGGTCCTTCTTCAGGTAGGCAGCGGTGAGGGAGTCCGCTGCGTCGAGGAGCCGGCGCGGGGTGCCCTCGAAGACAAGGCGGCCGCCGTCGCGTCCCGCGCCGGGTCCGATGTCGATGATCCAGTCCGCGCGTTTGACGACGTCGAGGTCGTGCTCGACCACGACGACCGTGTTGCCCTTGTCGACGAGGGTGTCGATGAGGTCGATCAGCCGGTCCACGTCGGCCATGTGCAGACCGGTGGTGGGCTCGTCGAAGACGAACAGCCCTGAGGTCTCCCTGAGCCGGTCGGCGAGTTTGATGCGCTGGCGTTCACCGCCGGACAGCGTGGACAGCGGCTGTCCGAGGGTGAGGTAGGGAAGGCCGACGTCGCTGAGGGTCGCAAGCCGGCGGACCACGGGCTTCTCGGTGAAGAAGTCCAGCGCCTCCTCGACGGTCAGGGCGAGGGTCTCCACGATGTTCTTGCCGTTGAAGCGCAGGTCCAACACCTCGTCACGGTAGCGGCGTCCCTCGCACCGCTCGCAGACGGTGGTCACCGGCTCCATGTAGGCCAGGTCGTTCTGGATCTCGCCCCGGCCCTGGCAGGCCGGGCAGGCCCCGTCGGAGTTGAAGCTGAACATGCCCGGTTCGGTGTGCGTGGCCTTGGCGAAGAGCTTCCGCACGGTGTCCATGATGTTGACGTAGGTGGCGGGCGTCGAGCGGGAGGAGGAACCGATCGCCTCCTGGTCGATCACGATGGCATCGGGGAACTGCGGGACCAGCGCGCCGTGGACGAAGGAACTCTTGCCCGATCCGGCGACGCCCGTCACCACGGTCAGGACGCCTTCGGGGATGTCCACCGACAGGTCCTGGAGGTTGTGCAGGCTTGTTCGCCTCGTGGCGAGTGTGCCGCGCGGCGTGCGGACGCGTTCCTTGAGCCCGGTCTCGCGGCTCAGCCAGCGTCCGGTCATGGTGTCGGCCTTGCTCAGCTGGGCCGCGGTGCCTTCGAAGACCACCTCGCCGCCGTGGGTGCCGGCGCCCGGCCCCATGTCCACCACGTGGTCGGCGATGCCGATCACGTCGCGGGAGTGCTCCACGACCAGCACGGTGTTGCCTTTGTCCCGGAGCGCGAGAAGCAGTTCGTTCAGCCGGTGCACGTCGCGTGGGTGGAGCCCGACGCTGGGCTCGTCGAAGATGTACGTCAGGTCGGTGAGGCTGCTGCCCAGGTGGCGGACGATTTTCAGCCGCTGGCCCTCACCACCGGACAGTGTGGAGGTCTCGCGGGCGAGGCTCAGGTAGCCGAGGCCCACCGACTCGATACGCCGCAGCACGGACAGCGCGGCGTCCACCACGGGCTTGGCGGCCGGGACGTCGATGCTCTCCAGCTCCGGGATGAGGTCGGCGATCTCCATCGCGGCGTAGTCGGCGATGTTCTTCCCGTTGATCTTCGATGCGCGTGCCGCTTCGTTGAGACGGGCGCCTCCACACGCCTCGCAGGCTCCGGCCGCGACGACCGCTTCGACCGCCTGCCGCTCCTTGTCCTTGAGCCTTTCCAGGCCGCCTTTGAGATAACGGCGGTTGAAGCGGACGACGATTCCCTCGTACTCGTTGGAGTAGGTGAGTTTGCGTCCCTGGCGTTCGACCTTGAATCCCTCGCCGTACAGCAGGAGCTCTCGGTCCTGCTGGCTGAATTCCCGCAACGGTTTGTCCGGGTCGAACAGTCCCGACTGCGCGTACAGCTGCCACTGGAAGCCGCCCACCGCGAACAGCGGCGAGCGGATCGCCCCCTCGTTGAGCGACAGGTCTTCGTCCAGCAGCCGGCCGAGGTCGAGCCGGGCGACCCGGCCCAGGCCCTCGCACTCCGGGCACATACCGTGCGGGTCATTGAACGAATAGGCGCTGGACTCTCCGGCCGAGGGCTTGCCGTGGCGGGAGAAGAGCACCCGCAGTGCCGGGTTGACCTCGGTCATCGTGCCGACCGTGGACCGCGAGTTGCCGCCCACCGGACGCTGGTCCACCACGATCGCGGTGGACAGATTCTTGATGACGGCCGCATCCGGGCGCTCGTACTTCGGCAGGCGGTTGCGGATGAACCAGCTGTAGGTCTCGTTGAGCTGGCGCTGGGACTCCACCGCGACGGTACCGAAGACGATGGAGGACTTCCCGGAGCCGGACACCCCGGTGAAGACGGTCAGCTCTCCTTTGGGAATGGTGAGCGACACGTTCTTGAGATTGTTCTGCCGGGCACCTTGGAGAATGATGCAGTCTTCGGTGTGCCGCTTCCGCTGGCCCGCCATGAAATCGTCCTCCTGCCGAGAGCGGTCGTCCGCCCGACCGCGAACCCCTATGGTTTCTTTTTGGAAACCAAGTTAACATCCGCTGGTTCAGCGAGCTACCGCGTACGCCTGTTCGCCACGCGGACTCGCGGCACCGAAGACCAGCCCGTCGGCCGCCCGTCCGGTTGCGCAGACCTTGCCCAGCGACCGCGCCGGGGCGATCCGCACGACGTGGCCGCGCCAGCGCAGCTCTTCCACGACGCGCTCGGGGCAGCCGTGCTCCACCACCACGCTGCCCGGAGTGGCGACGTGCGGGGTGAAGGAGGAGGGCACCGCGTCGGTGTGGAACGCCGGCGCCTCCACCGCCTCCTGTACGCCCGAGCCGAAGTCCACGTGCTGCAGGAAGAAGTTCAGCGTCCACTGGTCCTGCTGGTCGCCACCGGGCGTGCCGAACGCCATGTACGGTTCACCGTCGCGCAGCACCAGGGTGGGGGAGAGAGTGGTGCGTGGGCGCTTGCCGGGAGCGACGGCGTTGGGGTGGCCGGGGACCAGGTTCGCCATCTGCCCCCGGGTGCCCAGCGGAAAGCCCAGCCCCGGCACTACGGGGGAGCTCTTGAGCCAGCCGCCGCTGGGCGTGGCGACCACCATGTTGCCCTCGCTGTCGGTCGCGCTGACGCAGCAGGTGTCGCCCTTGGCCTGGGTCAACTGGACGATTGCGGGAATGCCGTCGCCCAACTGCCGCAGCCACTCAGGGCCGTCGGCCACGGCGGGGCCCGACACCGGCGGCATGACCGGTATCCGGCCGCCGGGCGAGCCGGGCCGCAGCTCCAGCGACGCCCGTTCCTCGACCAGCGCACGGCGCGCGGCCGCGTACTCGGCACTCAGCAGGATGTCCACCGGTACGTCCGTGTGGTCCGGGTCGCCGTACCACGCCTCCCGGTCGGCGAACGCCAGCTTCGCGCACTCCACCACGGTGTGCAGGTGGTCGGCGCTCCCCGGCTCCGTGCGGGAGAGGTCGAAGCCCTCCAGCAGGGCGAGTTGTTGGAGGAAGACAGGACCCTGAGACCACGGGCCGCTCTTGTGGACCGTGTGGCCGCGGTACTCGCCGACCAGGGGGGCTTCGACCGTCGCCCGCCACGATGCCATGTCGTCACCGGTGAGCAGGCCGGCGTGGCGCTGCCCGGTGGCGTCGAGCATCGGGGTGCCGGTGACGAACTTGTCGATCGCCTCGGCCACGAAGCCCTCGTAGAAGGCGGTCTCGGCGGCCTCGATCTGCCGTTCACGGCCACCGCCTGCCGCCTGGGACTCCTCGGCCAGCAGCCGGAAGGTACGGGCCAGTTCGGGGTTGGTCGTCCGCGCTCCGGCGGCGGGAGGCTTCCCGCCTCGCAGGTAGGTACGGCCGGACTCGGTCCACTCCTCGCGGAACAGCGGCGCCAGCACGTCGATCATCTGCGCGGCCTTCGGCAGGATCGGGAAACCCTTCTCGGCGTACCCGATGGCCGGGGCCAGCACCTGCGCCGGTGTCAGCCGTCCGTGGTCCCGCAGCAGCCGCATCCACGCCCCGAAGGCGCCGGGCACGCAGGCAGCCAGGAGCCCGGAGCCCGGTATCGCCGCCAGCCCCTGGTCGCGGAACGCCTCGATGGTGGCGGCCCGGGGCATCGGTCCCTGCCCGCAGATCACGTCCACACGGGCGGTGCGGGCATCGTAGGCCAGGATCGGCACGTCCCCGGCCGGGCCGTTGAGATGGGGCTCGACCACCTGGGTGACGAAGGCAGCGGCGACGGCCGCGTCGAAGGCATTCCCTCCCTGCGACAGCATGTCCATACCGGCCGCGGCGGCGAGCCAGTGGGTGGCGGCGACGGCTCCGCGGGCACCCTTGAGTTCGGGTCGGCTGAGCATGAGGTTCCTTTCCTCGGGTCGGCGTGCGGACGGTACGTCCGTGCCTCGGTCAGTGGGAGGAGGCCGCGTCGGCGGCAGGGTTCCGGCCGGCGGACGGGACGGTGCCTTGTGCGAGGGGAACGACCTGGCCGGAGACGGTGGCCGTCGGATCGTCGTCGTCGTACGTGGTGAGCGTGCACGTCAGCAGGGCCTGGCGCGCCGTCCCTACGCCCTGCCGCACCTGGAACTCGTGCGTCGCCGGCTCCGCCGGAAGCAGCCCGTTGTGCAGCAGCCACAGGCCCAGCGCGAGCGCGGCGGAGGAGCAGGCCGGGTCCTCGGGGATGCCGTACCCGGGTGCGAACATGCGGGCGTCCGCCTGTCGTCGGCGGGCGTCCCAGTGCAGGAGGAAGACGTCCTTCAGCCCGGCGCCGAGCAGCGCCTCCGGGTGGGGGGAGGCC includes these proteins:
- a CDS encoding LLM class flavin-dependent oxidoreductase produces the protein MPRGTLKPRLADDRMRFGLMWLSSPTPTTTSKEVADRNPDPFDVDAQMDLARRVEDAGFDYVFFADGYIPHGENSWRIGHAEPHMSAPVFAPVVMAATRHIGVVTTFHTRYFPPAVIARMGANLDVLSGGRWGWNIVPGWKPDELSLLGITVPDASHETRYATTAEAVEAVKQLWAARGGQVDFEGEYFRFSGKMISPHPLQDPPCLFNAGVSPVAQELIADTCDFAFTPLPDDYAKMRAMVEGLAERTERHGRSPLEVNMAGATGIILGRSDREAQEKYDWVRDSLDMDCARDIATELMGGSETYKANYGGEFDDIARTLGIACGSKVLVGSPSTVAEQILDMHRQTGIRGFMFLPSLYAAEDIELIGQVFPYLEKADVWTPPAERGWSW
- a CDS encoding MarR family winged helix-turn-helix transcriptional regulator, which gives rise to MTTSGESSVQRPGLRAEIEDTLAYLTCSLVARRTRATPERVTWQQYDVLELLRLRGPMTPSVLSESLGVSRQTMSKALRILKDQELVEQSAQSEDKREQTTSITLCGHQFLARAARGRRENARVVEDVLSAAEQAAFVELCGKVANALNAAPPPFPLRDL
- a CDS encoding gamma-glutamyltransferase family protein; this translates as MLSRPELKGARGAVAATHWLAAAAGMDMLSQGGNAFDAAVAAAFVTQVVEPHLNGPAGDVPILAYDARTARVDVICGQGPMPRAATIEAFRDQGLAAIPGSGLLAACVPGAFGAWMRLLRDHGRLTPAQVLAPAIGYAEKGFPILPKAAQMIDVLAPLFREEWTESGRTYLRGGKPPAAGARTTNPELARTFRLLAEESQAAGGGRERQIEAAETAFYEGFVAEAIDKFVTGTPMLDATGQRHAGLLTGDDMASWRATVEAPLVGEYRGHTVHKSGPWSQGPVFLQQLALLEGFDLSRTEPGSADHLHTVVECAKLAFADREAWYGDPDHTDVPVDILLSAEYAAARRALVEERASLELRPGSPGGRIPVMPPVSGPAVADGPEWLRQLGDGIPAIVQLTQAKGDTCCVSATDSEGNMVVATPSGGWLKSSPVVPGLGFPLGTRGQMANLVPGHPNAVAPGKRPRTTLSPTLVLRDGEPYMAFGTPGGDQQDQWTLNFFLQHVDFGSGVQEAVEAPAFHTDAVPSSFTPHVATPGSVVVEHGCPERVVEELRWRGHVVRIAPARSLGKVCATGRAADGLVFGAASPRGEQAYAVAR
- a CDS encoding ATP-binding cassette domain-containing protein, with amino-acid sequence MAGQRKRHTEDCIILQGARQNNLKNVSLTIPKGELTVFTGVSGSGKSSIVFGTVAVESQRQLNETYSWFIRNRLPKYERPDAAVIKNLSTAIVVDQRPVGGNSRSTVGTMTEVNPALRVLFSRHGKPSAGESSAYSFNDPHGMCPECEGLGRVARLDLGRLLDEDLSLNEGAIRSPLFAVGGFQWQLYAQSGLFDPDKPLREFSQQDRELLLYGEGFKVERQGRKLTYSNEYEGIVVRFNRRYLKGGLERLKDKERQAVEAVVAAGACEACGGARLNEAARASKINGKNIADYAAMEIADLIPELESIDVPAAKPVVDAALSVLRRIESVGLGYLSLARETSTLSGGEGQRLKIVRHLGSSLTDLTYIFDEPSVGLHPRDVHRLNELLLALRDKGNTVLVVEHSRDVIGIADHVVDMGPGAGTHGGEVVFEGTAAQLSKADTMTGRWLSRETGLKERVRTPRGTLATRRTSLHNLQDLSVDIPEGVLTVVTGVAGSGKSSFVHGALVPQFPDAIVIDQEAIGSSSRSTPATYVNIMDTVRKLFAKATHTEPGMFSFNSDGACPACQGRGEIQNDLAYMEPVTTVCERCEGRRYRDEVLDLRFNGKNIVETLALTVEEALDFFTEKPVVRRLATLSDVGLPYLTLGQPLSTLSGGERQRIKLADRLRETSGLFVFDEPTTGLHMADVDRLIDLIDTLVDKGNTVVVVEHDLDVVKRADWIIDIGPGAGRDGGRLVFEGTPRRLLDAADSLTAAYLKKDLSRAGR